From the genome of Rhizobium sp. NXC24, one region includes:
- a CDS encoding GntR family transcriptional regulator — protein MAKTVKSSLYEDLKRQILTMELDPDADLDEVSLSVRYGLSRTPVRDIFRRLAGEGYIDIRENRGARVIPMNHATLRNFFLVAPMIYAAIGRLAVQNFKPAQLADLKETQERFRQASVDMDAFTMVLENNRFHEIFGEMSANVYLQPSLGRLLIDHARIGHTFFRPRNQDMRRRLQVAVEHHDSFIEALSAHDEDAVVDLVFEHWELSRENMEMFIAPQGLKSDAMIGGPSVQSLEKLP, from the coding sequence ATGGCGAAGACCGTTAAGAGCAGCCTCTATGAGGACTTGAAGCGCCAGATCCTGACGATGGAGCTGGATCCCGATGCCGATCTTGATGAGGTGAGCCTCAGCGTGCGTTACGGTCTTTCGCGCACCCCGGTTCGCGACATCTTCCGGCGGCTGGCGGGGGAGGGCTATATCGATATTCGCGAGAACCGCGGGGCTCGGGTCATTCCGATGAACCACGCGACGCTCAGGAACTTCTTCCTGGTTGCGCCGATGATTTACGCGGCGATCGGCCGCCTCGCGGTACAGAACTTCAAGCCGGCCCAGCTTGCCGATCTGAAGGAGACGCAGGAGCGTTTTCGCCAGGCCAGCGTGGACATGGACGCGTTTACGATGGTTCTCGAGAACAATCGTTTCCACGAAATCTTCGGCGAGATGTCGGCCAACGTCTATCTGCAGCCGAGCCTCGGCCGGCTCCTCATCGACCATGCGCGCATCGGGCACACCTTCTTCCGTCCGAGAAACCAGGACATGCGGCGCCGCCTGCAGGTGGCGGTCGAGCACCATGACAGCTTCATCGAGGCCTTGAGCGCTCACGACGAAGACGCCGTCGTCGACCTGGTCTTCGAACATTGGGAACTGTCCCGCGAGAACATGGAAATGTTCATAGCGCCACAAGGACTTAAGTCGGACGCCATGATCGGCGGTCCGAGCGTGCAATCATTGGAGAAACTGCCGTGA
- the glgX gene encoding glycogen debranching protein GlgX, giving the protein MTQDGKRYAIEPGDFTRLGANYDGQGVNFGLFSAYAEKVELCLFDETGMREIERIVLPEFTNEIWHGYIPDLKPGALYGYRVHGPFDPDGGHRFNPNKLLIDPYARELVGNVEWSQAQFGYILDDELKDLSFDETDSAPFMPKCRVINLNGRDKTPYPKPSVPWSQTIFYESHVKGLTMLHPAIPGELRGTFDGLCQKAIVDYVKSLGVTSIELLPIHSFPDDGHLLDKGLSNYWGYNTLAFFAPASRYYGPKGFAGFREMVRALHDAGIEVILDVVYNHTAEGNELGPTLSFKGIDNFSYYRTLPDTPRYYINDTGTGNTINTSHPRVLQMVTDSLRYWAEEMEVDGFRFDLGTILGREPQGFDQRSGFFDAVGQDPLLSKIKLVGEPWDIGPGGYHVGGFPPGWAEWNDKYRDTIRDYWNGTPGTTRDFAARILGSGDVYDLRGRRPWASVNFIAAHDGFTLNDLVSYNDKHNEANGEDNEDGHNDNRSFNYGAEGPTEDEGINTTRDRQKRNFMATLFLSHGTPMLLAGDEFGRSQMGNNNGYCQDNELSWLHWEAPYESAEALRTFTKRLIVLRQDHSIFRRENWRDGLIVIWLNPGGGEHAEEHWEDEASTTIGLRLSRKHPFEEGWDDVLLLFNPQDENVDFSLPDDKSWVLELTTSDPMARGVEAIAEQSLQLEARSLAVLRPI; this is encoded by the coding sequence ATGACACAAGACGGAAAGCGATATGCAATTGAGCCCGGCGATTTCACGCGCCTTGGAGCGAACTACGATGGGCAGGGCGTCAACTTCGGGCTCTTCAGCGCCTATGCGGAAAAGGTGGAACTCTGTCTTTTCGACGAGACCGGAATGCGTGAGATCGAGCGGATTGTTTTACCCGAATTCACCAATGAGATCTGGCATGGCTATATTCCGGACCTGAAACCCGGTGCCCTATACGGCTACCGTGTTCATGGGCCGTTTGATCCGGATGGGGGGCATCGCTTCAACCCGAACAAGCTGCTGATCGACCCCTACGCCCGCGAATTGGTGGGCAATGTCGAATGGTCGCAAGCGCAATTCGGCTACATTCTGGATGACGAGCTGAAAGATCTGTCTTTCGACGAGACGGATAGTGCGCCCTTCATGCCGAAGTGCCGCGTCATCAATCTCAACGGCAGAGATAAAACTCCCTACCCAAAGCCGTCCGTTCCATGGTCGCAAACGATTTTTTATGAGTCTCACGTCAAGGGATTGACGATGCTGCATCCGGCAATTCCAGGGGAACTGCGCGGCACGTTTGACGGGCTCTGCCAGAAAGCGATCGTCGACTATGTCAAAAGCCTTGGCGTCACCTCGATCGAGCTGCTTCCGATCCACTCTTTTCCGGATGACGGCCATTTGCTCGACAAGGGCCTCAGCAACTACTGGGGCTACAACACGCTCGCTTTTTTTGCACCGGCTTCGCGCTATTACGGTCCGAAAGGCTTCGCGGGCTTCCGCGAAATGGTGCGCGCCCTCCATGACGCCGGTATCGAGGTGATCCTGGACGTCGTCTACAATCATACGGCCGAAGGCAACGAGCTTGGCCCGACCCTCTCGTTCAAAGGCATCGACAATTTTTCCTATTATCGCACTCTGCCCGACACGCCACGCTACTACATCAACGACACGGGCACCGGTAACACCATCAATACGTCTCACCCACGCGTACTGCAGATGGTGACGGACTCACTTCGCTATTGGGCGGAAGAGATGGAGGTTGACGGCTTCCGCTTCGATCTCGGCACGATTCTCGGCCGCGAGCCGCAAGGCTTCGACCAGCGTAGCGGCTTTTTCGATGCGGTCGGTCAAGATCCGCTGCTCTCCAAAATCAAGCTTGTAGGCGAGCCGTGGGATATCGGTCCCGGCGGTTATCATGTCGGCGGCTTTCCGCCTGGATGGGCAGAATGGAACGACAAATATCGCGATACGATCCGCGACTACTGGAACGGCACCCCGGGCACGACGAGAGATTTCGCCGCGCGCATCCTCGGCTCGGGCGATGTCTATGATCTACGCGGGCGCCGACCATGGGCGAGCGTCAACTTCATTGCGGCCCACGACGGCTTTACCCTCAACGATCTCGTCTCCTACAACGACAAGCATAACGAGGCCAATGGGGAGGACAACGAGGACGGCCACAACGACAACCGCAGTTTCAACTACGGTGCCGAAGGGCCAACCGAAGACGAGGGCATCAACACGACGCGAGATCGTCAGAAGCGGAATTTCATGGCGACCTTGTTCCTGTCGCATGGGACGCCGATGTTGCTCGCCGGCGACGAGTTCGGCCGCAGCCAGATGGGCAACAATAACGGCTATTGCCAGGATAACGAGCTTAGCTGGCTACATTGGGAGGCACCCTATGAGAGTGCCGAAGCCCTGCGCACCTTCACCAAACGTCTGATAGTTTTACGACAGGATCATTCGATCTTCAGGCGGGAGAATTGGCGCGATGGCTTGATCGTCATCTGGCTCAATCCCGGCGGTGGCGAGCATGCCGAAGAACATTGGGAAGATGAGGCAAGCACGACCATCGGACTGCGTCTGTCACGCAAGCACCCCTTCGAGGAAGGGTGGGACGACGTGCTGCTCCTGTTCAATCCTCAGGATGAAAATGTCGACTTCAGCCTGCCCGATGACAAAAGCTGGGTTTTGGAGCTCACCACTTCGGATCCGATGGCGAGGGGTGTAGAAGCAATCGCCGAGCAAAGCCTGCAACTCGAAGCCCGAAGCTTAGCGGTTCTGCGGCCGATCTGA
- a CDS encoding FAD-binding oxidoreductase produces the protein MTRHVIKRLPIDTGVSGWEAISERAYPVTALDHDITADWLIIGAGFAGLSAARRLSQLRPQDKIVILEARELAKGPAGRNSGFMIDVPHNLSSGEYSVADEQSTKDEIRQNRLAIAFAADVAAEYGLSKETFDPSGKTNAAASDRGLGLNENYRKSLEKIGEDYRVLDADQMREMTGSHYYRGGLYTPGAVLIQPAEYIRGLARGLRSKIDLYEHSPVLELSREGRFWKAKSNRGSVSAPKVILGVNGHIESFGHFRRRLMHIFTYASMTTAFSQNEYGGVTGADRWALLPADPMGATVRKITTNGLSRIVIRTRFTYDPSLQVSDRRVAGIAAEQRRSFDARFPGLKGLPLEYSWAGALCLSRNHVPAFGEVEEGLFSACCENGLGTVKSTLAGMMAADLATGAGSPELEQYRNQPEPSKLPPEPIAWLGVNSVIRLQELRAGREG, from the coding sequence ATGACCCGGCATGTGATCAAGCGCCTACCGATTGATACTGGCGTTTCGGGATGGGAGGCGATTAGCGAACGCGCCTATCCCGTGACGGCGCTTGACCACGACATTACTGCGGACTGGCTGATCATCGGCGCTGGATTCGCCGGGCTATCTGCGGCCCGACGCCTCTCGCAATTGCGGCCGCAGGACAAGATTGTCATTCTTGAGGCCCGTGAACTCGCAAAAGGACCGGCCGGACGAAATTCCGGCTTCATGATCGACGTGCCGCACAATCTCTCGTCCGGCGAGTACTCGGTTGCCGACGAGCAGTCCACCAAGGACGAGATCAGACAGAACCGCTTGGCAATCGCCTTCGCCGCTGACGTTGCGGCCGAGTATGGCCTGTCCAAGGAAACATTCGATCCATCGGGCAAGACGAACGCCGCTGCCTCGGACAGGGGCTTGGGGCTCAACGAGAATTACAGAAAGTCCCTCGAGAAGATCGGCGAAGATTATCGCGTTCTCGATGCCGATCAGATGCGGGAAATGACCGGCTCGCACTATTATCGAGGAGGGCTCTATACCCCAGGGGCCGTGCTGATCCAGCCGGCGGAGTACATCCGCGGCTTGGCGCGCGGATTGCGATCAAAAATCGATCTTTACGAGCATTCGCCGGTGCTGGAGCTTTCGCGCGAAGGCAGGTTCTGGAAGGCGAAGTCAAACCGCGGATCCGTGTCTGCGCCGAAGGTCATTCTCGGAGTGAACGGCCACATCGAAAGCTTCGGCCACTTTCGCCGCCGCTTGATGCACATCTTTACCTACGCATCGATGACCACCGCCTTCTCACAGAACGAATATGGCGGCGTTACCGGCGCGGACCGCTGGGCGCTTCTGCCCGCAGACCCCATGGGCGCGACCGTACGCAAGATCACCACAAATGGCCTGTCCCGGATCGTCATAAGGACGAGGTTCACATATGATCCAAGCCTCCAGGTGTCAGATAGGCGTGTCGCCGGCATAGCTGCCGAGCAGCGCCGGTCATTCGACGCCCGTTTCCCCGGACTGAAAGGCCTGCCCCTGGAATATAGCTGGGCCGGTGCGCTGTGCCTCAGCCGGAACCATGTGCCAGCATTTGGTGAGGTCGAAGAAGGGCTCTTTTCTGCCTGCTGCGAAAATGGCCTCGGCACCGTCAAGAGCACACTCGCGGGGATGATGGCTGCCGATCTGGCGACAGGGGCGGGTAGCCCTGAACTCGAACAATACAGAAATCAACCGGAGCCGAGCAAGTTGCCGCCCGAGCCGATCGCATGGCTCGGCGTGAACTCGGTCATCCGGCTGCAGGAGTTGCGTGCAGGCCGCGAGGGATGA
- a CDS encoding dihydrodipicolinate synthase family protein, with the protein MKFEGIYTPAITPLSSDGQIDRAGFAAVLESLIDAGVHGIIVGGSTGEYYAQSCQERFELGAYAKEVIGNRLPLIIGTGATRTEDSVEYAKAAKDIGADAILVSSPPYALPTERENAVHALTVDRAANLPIMLYNYPARMGVMMGEEYFSRVGKSKNVVAIKESSGDMGNLHRLARKFPHIALSCGWDDQALEFFAWGARSWVCAGSNFLPREHVALYEACVLEKNFDKGRAIMAAMLPLMDFLECGKFVQSIKHGCEIIGLKAGPVRAPLRGLNSEEKRTLETVVSTLKRTVAQITSGANHA; encoded by the coding sequence GTGAAGTTTGAAGGTATCTACACGCCTGCGATCACGCCGCTGAGCTCGGACGGGCAGATCGACCGGGCCGGGTTTGCTGCGGTCCTGGAATCCCTGATCGATGCCGGCGTGCACGGCATCATCGTCGGCGGATCGACGGGCGAATATTACGCCCAGTCCTGCCAGGAACGTTTCGAGCTCGGCGCCTACGCCAAGGAGGTGATCGGCAACCGGTTGCCGCTGATCATCGGCACCGGCGCGACGCGCACCGAAGACTCCGTCGAATATGCCAAGGCGGCGAAGGACATCGGCGCCGATGCGATCCTGGTGTCGTCGCCGCCCTATGCCCTGCCGACCGAGCGCGAAAACGCCGTTCATGCACTGACCGTCGACCGCGCCGCCAACCTGCCGATCATGCTCTACAACTATCCCGCCCGCATGGGTGTGATGATGGGCGAGGAGTATTTCTCCCGCGTCGGCAAATCCAAGAACGTGGTGGCGATCAAGGAAAGCTCCGGCGACATGGGCAACCTGCATCGGCTCGCCCGCAAGTTCCCGCACATCGCGCTGTCCTGCGGCTGGGATGACCAGGCGCTCGAATTCTTCGCCTGGGGCGCCAGGAGCTGGGTCTGCGCCGGCTCCAACTTCCTGCCGCGCGAACATGTCGCGCTCTACGAGGCCTGCGTGCTCGAAAAGAACTTCGACAAGGGCCGGGCGATCATGGCGGCAATGCTGCCGCTGATGGATTTCCTCGAATGCGGCAAGTTCGTGCAGTCGATCAAGCATGGCTGCGAGATCATCGGCCTGAAAGCCGGTCCGGTCCGCGCGCCGCTGCGCGGACTGAACTCCGAAGAGAAAAGAACCCTTGAGACCGTTGTGTCCACCTTGAAGCGCACGGTCGCCCAGATCACCTCGGGAGCCAATCATGCATGA
- a CDS encoding aldehyde dehydrogenase encodes MHEPLTAAEYKAIAAGLQFPTNAFIDGSFRPANSGKTFKTTNPATGELLADVAACDASDVDYAVLKAREAFEDGRWRQLSPGERKATLIKFAKLLEDNRHELAVMESLDSGKPVRECQTVDVPDTIHTLRWHAEAIDKLYDNTNPVGPNALAMVVREPIGVVGCVLPWNFPLLMLAWKIGPALAAGCSVVVKPAQETTLTTLRVAELAHEAGIPAGVFNVVTGSGREVGEPLGLHMDVDMVAFTGSTPTGRRFLHYSADSNLKKVVLECGGKNPAVVLEDAEDLDLVAEQVVNGAFWNMGENCSASSRLIVHAKIKDELLKRIGAYMREWKTGDPLDPENRVGALVSKNHYEKVTSFLDDVKSEKLTIAHGGETHGGIFVEPTVVDGVTSSSRLFKEEIFGPILSVTTFNTLAEAVALANDTNYGLTASVYTASLKHAIRLSRDIRAGLVTVNCFGEGDATTPFGGYKESGFGGRDKSIFAHDNYCELKTIWIDISDRSLDETIR; translated from the coding sequence ATGCATGAACCCTTGACCGCAGCCGAATACAAGGCAATCGCCGCCGGCCTTCAGTTCCCGACCAATGCCTTCATCGATGGCAGCTTCCGTCCGGCCAATTCCGGCAAGACGTTCAAGACGACGAATCCGGCGACCGGCGAACTTCTGGCGGACGTTGCCGCCTGTGATGCAAGCGATGTCGATTACGCCGTCCTCAAGGCAAGAGAGGCGTTCGAGGATGGCCGCTGGCGGCAACTGTCGCCCGGCGAGCGCAAGGCGACGCTGATCAAGTTCGCCAAGCTCCTGGAAGACAACCGCCATGAACTGGCGGTGATGGAAAGCCTCGACAGCGGCAAGCCGGTTCGCGAATGCCAGACCGTCGACGTGCCCGATACCATCCACACCCTTCGCTGGCACGCCGAGGCAATCGACAAGCTCTATGACAACACCAATCCGGTCGGCCCGAATGCGCTGGCGATGGTGGTGCGCGAGCCGATCGGTGTCGTCGGCTGCGTCCTGCCCTGGAACTTCCCGCTTTTGATGCTCGCCTGGAAGATCGGCCCGGCATTGGCCGCCGGCTGCTCGGTCGTCGTCAAGCCGGCACAGGAGACGACGCTGACGACGCTCCGGGTTGCCGAACTTGCGCATGAAGCCGGCATCCCGGCCGGTGTCTTCAATGTCGTCACCGGCAGCGGCCGGGAGGTCGGCGAGCCGCTCGGCCTGCACATGGATGTCGACATGGTGGCCTTCACCGGCTCGACGCCGACCGGGCGACGCTTCCTGCATTATTCCGCCGATTCCAACCTGAAGAAGGTCGTGCTCGAATGCGGTGGCAAGAACCCGGCCGTGGTGCTGGAGGATGCCGAGGATCTGGATCTCGTCGCCGAGCAGGTGGTGAACGGCGCCTTCTGGAATATGGGCGAAAACTGCTCGGCCTCCTCGCGCCTCATCGTCCATGCCAAGATCAAGGACGAGCTCTTGAAGCGCATCGGTGCCTATATGCGCGAGTGGAAGACGGGCGATCCGCTCGATCCGGAAAACCGCGTCGGTGCGCTGGTCAGCAAGAACCACTATGAGAAGGTCACCTCCTTCCTCGACGACGTCAAAAGCGAGAAGCTGACGATCGCTCATGGCGGTGAAACACATGGCGGCATCTTCGTCGAGCCGACGGTGGTCGACGGCGTCACCTCCTCCAGCCGGCTGTTCAAGGAAGAAATCTTCGGGCCGATCCTGTCGGTGACGACGTTCAACACACTGGCCGAGGCCGTCGCCCTTGCCAACGATACCAATTATGGCCTGACGGCATCGGTCTATACCGCCAGCCTGAAGCATGCGATCCGCCTGTCGCGCGACATCCGGGCCGGCCTCGTCACGGTCAACTGCTTCGGCGAAGGCGACGCGACGACCCCGTTCGGCGGCTACAAGGAATCCGGCTTCGGCGGCCGCGACAAGTCGATCTTCGCACACGACAACTACTGCGAACTCAAGACCATCTGGATCGACATCTCCGATCGCTCCCTCGACGAGACCATCCGATGA
- a CDS encoding type II toxin-antitoxin system VapC family toxin, with amino-acid sequence MRLLLDTNVLSEVTRPRPDAHVLKWLDGLDEDRSFISVVSIAEIRRGVALMDSGRKRDALTEWLAQDLPQRFEHRVLPVNEPVAVAWGDLMGLAKRNGRGLSSMDGLIAATAIAHDLTLATRNIRDFEGFGIELVDPWVV; translated from the coding sequence GTGAGACTGCTGCTAGACACCAATGTCCTGTCTGAGGTGACAAGACCGCGCCCTGATGCGCATGTTTTGAAATGGCTAGATGGTCTCGACGAGGATCGCTCCTTCATCAGTGTCGTATCGATCGCGGAGATCCGGCGCGGGGTAGCACTGATGGATAGCGGGCGGAAGCGCGACGCGCTGACTGAATGGCTTGCCCAGGACCTGCCGCAACGCTTCGAGCATCGTGTCCTCCCTGTGAACGAACCGGTTGCCGTGGCCTGGGGCGATCTGATGGGCCTCGCAAAGCGGAACGGCCGCGGCCTGTCGTCCATGGACGGCCTGATCGCTGCCACGGCGATTGCCCATGATCTTACCCTTGCAACGCGCAACATAAGAGATTTCGAAGGCTTTGGGATTGAGCTGGTCGATCCGTGGGTGGTATGA
- a CDS encoding cation:proton antiporter — protein sequence MRSMNLGKRYSGPILISLLLYAGIATSAFAANGGHTAVPSEGLFLIQIVILVIFGRLLGELMVRIGQPSIMGQIIAGVLLGPSVLGAILPDFQAIVFPADDAQKSMINSVAQLGILFLLLLAGMETDLGLARRMRRAAIGVSFTGIVVPFAAGFALGELLPASLLPDPEKRLVASLFLGTALSISSVKIVASVVREMDFMRRNIGQLIVASAIIDDTVGWVIISVTFSLAEKGGVELPTLAKSVIGTLLFMGVSFTIGRRVVFEIIRWTNDRFKSDLPVLSAIVAIMGVMAIITDLIGVHTVLGAFVAGILVGQSPILTRQIDTQLRALTTALFMPVFFGLTGLQTDLTVLRDPAILLLASGLIVIASIGKFGGAFLGGRFGGFSNSEAIALGCGMNARGSTEVIVAAIGLSVGVLDQRLFSIIVAMAVVTTMLMPPTLRWALARLPVRAEEQNRLESEEFEKASYLGKFERILLAVDLSKNGNLASRISGFLAAIRQMPVTVLRIDDEAKSETSEQRSDADGVATFVDRVKATATKSVAQSDADSATPSDVHVTGRKKGGDLERALSESAEQGHDLMIIGAEPAIADAGGLDERFTKMTSSFQGTVAITFSRGRVPEEDSKLRILVPVSGTERSTRAVEFASAIAKAAGCEIAVVYVTDPQQLLRRPRLSDMSDLHEEAFKRVDEIAANYGLDIQKTVERGTSPELAILRNARRRRANLIVLGVSRQAGKRLSYGGIANSLIDAADRSIVVVEAEK from the coding sequence ATGAGATCAATGAACCTCGGAAAGCGATACTCAGGTCCGATTTTGATCAGCCTGCTACTTTATGCAGGCATTGCGACATCGGCTTTCGCCGCGAATGGAGGCCATACCGCCGTGCCCTCCGAAGGACTTTTCCTTATTCAAATTGTCATCCTAGTCATCTTCGGGCGATTGCTTGGGGAACTTATGGTGCGCATCGGGCAACCATCGATCATGGGTCAAATCATCGCTGGGGTATTGCTTGGTCCGTCCGTTCTCGGCGCGATCTTGCCTGATTTTCAGGCCATAGTGTTTCCCGCCGACGATGCGCAAAAAAGCATGATCAACTCGGTGGCGCAGCTAGGCATACTTTTTCTACTTCTGTTGGCCGGAATGGAGACCGACCTCGGCTTGGCGCGACGGATGCGGCGGGCAGCAATTGGCGTCTCGTTCACGGGCATCGTCGTCCCCTTCGCGGCGGGTTTTGCGCTTGGCGAACTCCTTCCGGCGAGCTTGCTTCCCGACCCCGAAAAGAGACTTGTGGCCTCGCTGTTCCTGGGCACGGCGCTTTCCATCTCGTCGGTGAAAATCGTCGCCTCCGTCGTTCGCGAAATGGACTTCATGAGGAGAAATATCGGTCAGTTGATCGTTGCATCCGCCATCATCGACGACACGGTTGGCTGGGTCATCATCTCGGTCACCTTCTCCCTTGCGGAAAAAGGAGGAGTCGAGCTGCCGACGCTTGCAAAGAGCGTGATCGGCACGCTTCTGTTCATGGGAGTGAGTTTTACGATTGGACGACGTGTCGTCTTTGAAATAATCCGCTGGACGAACGACCGCTTCAAAAGCGACCTGCCCGTCCTCAGTGCCATTGTCGCGATCATGGGCGTCATGGCGATCATCACCGATTTAATTGGCGTTCATACGGTCTTGGGCGCGTTTGTGGCAGGCATCCTCGTCGGACAGTCGCCCATCCTGACACGTCAAATAGACACGCAGCTTCGGGCGCTGACGACGGCTCTTTTTATGCCGGTGTTCTTTGGTCTGACCGGGCTTCAAACAGATCTCACTGTCCTGCGGGATCCGGCAATACTGTTGCTGGCAAGCGGCTTGATTGTCATCGCCAGCATAGGAAAGTTCGGCGGCGCATTTCTCGGTGGCCGTTTCGGGGGCTTCTCAAATTCGGAAGCCATTGCGCTCGGCTGCGGTATGAACGCGAGGGGTTCGACCGAGGTGATCGTTGCTGCCATCGGACTTTCCGTCGGCGTCCTGGATCAGCGGTTGTTTTCCATCATTGTAGCAATGGCCGTCGTCACAACAATGCTCATGCCGCCGACTTTACGATGGGCGCTTGCTCGATTGCCGGTTCGGGCAGAGGAGCAGAACCGGCTGGAGAGCGAGGAGTTCGAAAAGGCGAGCTACCTCGGCAAATTTGAACGCATATTGCTGGCGGTCGATCTGTCTAAAAATGGCAACCTGGCCTCCAGAATCTCAGGGTTCCTGGCCGCGATCAGGCAGATGCCGGTGACGGTGCTGCGTATTGACGACGAGGCAAAGAGCGAGACGAGCGAGCAGCGGTCGGACGCAGACGGCGTCGCAACATTTGTAGATCGCGTCAAGGCAACCGCTACGAAATCCGTGGCGCAATCTGATGCCGATTCCGCCACACCCTCGGACGTCCACGTCACCGGCAGAAAGAAAGGCGGCGATCTAGAGCGAGCACTTTCCGAAAGCGCTGAGCAAGGACATGACCTGATGATAATCGGGGCCGAGCCAGCGATCGCCGACGCCGGGGGGCTGGACGAGCGTTTTACAAAGATGACGTCCTCGTTTCAGGGAACCGTAGCCATTACCTTCAGCAGAGGGCGGGTACCCGAAGAGGATAGTAAACTCCGCATCCTCGTTCCAGTCTCAGGGACGGAGCGTTCCACCCGCGCCGTCGAGTTCGCTTCGGCAATCGCAAAAGCTGCCGGTTGTGAAATCGCCGTCGTATACGTCACCGATCCGCAGCAACTCCTTCGGCGCCCCCGCCTCAGCGATATGAGCGATCTTCATGAAGAAGCTTTCAAACGCGTCGACGAAATCGCGGCAAATTATGGTCTCGACATTCAGAAAACCGTTGAACGAGGGACATCGCCGGAGCTGGCTATATTGCGAAACGCCAGGCGCCGCCGCGCAAATCTGATAGTGCTGGGCGTCAGCAGGCAAGCGGGCAAAAGGCTTTCCTACGGAGGAATTGCCAATTCACTGATCGACGCCGCAGACAGATCGATCGTCGTTGTCGAAGCTGAAAAATAG
- a CDS encoding type II toxin-antitoxin system prevent-host-death family antitoxin, which translates to MRPTPSEQNWTVASAKAKLSEVIECAQSAPQTITRNGKPSVVVVSAEEWHRKTARKGTLAEFLMGSPLRGADLDLERQRDDPRDLSL; encoded by the coding sequence ATGCGACCAACACCAAGCGAGCAAAATTGGACGGTCGCCAGCGCAAAGGCGAAGCTTTCCGAGGTCATCGAGTGCGCGCAATCCGCGCCGCAGACAATTACGCGAAACGGCAAGCCAAGTGTCGTCGTCGTCTCTGCCGAAGAGTGGCATCGGAAGACTGCGCGCAAAGGCACGCTTGCAGAGTTTCTGATGGGGTCACCCCTGCGCGGCGCCGATCTGGACCTCGAACGTCAGCGCGACGACCCGCGTGATCTTTCGCTGTGA
- a CDS encoding YihY/virulence factor BrkB family protein — MRKRVRHGRPKRTASLFQTTSIAILALLVARAFVKREHIEAGPAKVGDHALHQELGRFAAVPEQIPALGLRDVFWRVIHEVSDDRITLVAAGVTFYLLLALFPALAALVSLYGFFADPASISDHLRSLALLLPPGSFDMIADRLNDLVERRSETLSVALFLGLGVALWSTHSGTLALFDAMNVAYEEAEKRGLVRLNLIALCFTLCAILAAILVIGSVAIMPLALSLLWLDQWKENLVLILRWPILLVLMIIAVTAIYRFGPSREPAKVRWLTWGAALATAGWIAMSLLFSIYLKNFANYDATYGTLGALIGFLIWIWLSVVILLVGAEVNAELEHQTAVDTTIGPALPMGSRGAHVADTIGKSFT, encoded by the coding sequence ATGAGAAAGCGTGTCCGCCATGGTCGTCCGAAACGCACGGCTTCTCTATTCCAAACAACTAGCATTGCGATCCTCGCCTTGCTCGTGGCTCGTGCATTCGTGAAGCGAGAACATATCGAAGCCGGGCCTGCCAAGGTTGGAGACCACGCGCTCCATCAGGAGCTCGGGCGATTTGCAGCCGTTCCGGAGCAAATACCGGCCCTCGGCTTGCGCGATGTGTTTTGGCGCGTCATCCACGAGGTCAGCGACGATCGCATTACGCTCGTTGCCGCAGGCGTGACCTTTTATCTTCTGCTTGCGCTCTTTCCCGCACTTGCAGCACTCGTTTCGCTCTATGGCTTCTTTGCCGATCCCGCGAGCATCAGTGATCATCTCCGTTCACTTGCCCTTCTCCTTCCCCCCGGCTCCTTTGACATGATCGCCGATCGGCTGAACGATCTCGTCGAGCGGCGGAGCGAGACGCTGAGCGTGGCGTTGTTTCTCGGATTGGGGGTCGCCTTGTGGAGCACGCATAGCGGAACATTGGCACTCTTCGATGCGATGAATGTTGCTTATGAAGAAGCCGAAAAGCGCGGGCTAGTCCGCCTCAATCTCATCGCGCTCTGTTTTACGCTATGTGCAATATTGGCGGCCATATTGGTCATTGGATCGGTCGCCATCATGCCGCTGGCTCTGTCTTTGCTTTGGCTCGACCAGTGGAAGGAGAACCTCGTGCTGATCCTGCGCTGGCCAATTCTGTTGGTTCTCATGATCATTGCCGTGACGGCAATCTACAGGTTCGGTCCGAGCCGGGAACCGGCGAAGGTGCGATGGCTCACCTGGGGAGCCGCACTGGCGACCGCAGGCTGGATCGCCATGTCTCTGCTGTTCTCTATCTACCTCAAGAACTTTGCCAACTACGATGCCACCTATGGCACGCTTGGCGCTCTGATCGGCTTTCTGATCTGGATCTGGCTGTCGGTGGTGATCTTGCTGGTCGGGGCAGAAGTCAACGCGGAACTGGAACACCAGACGGCGGTTGACACGACCATCGGCCCTGCCCTTCCCATGGGCAGTCGCGGCGCTCACGTTGCCGATACGATCGGGAAATCCTTCACCTGA